In one window of Tellurirhabdus rosea DNA:
- a CDS encoding GNAT family N-acetyltransferase has protein sequence MTVIRLHTCTLRPWRDGDENSLAELASNRKIWDRVRDFFPNPYTLRDATSWIRMNRSYQMPVNLAIEIDGRAVGNVGFTIKEDIYRYNAEIGYWLGEPYWGRGIMSEAVPAMVEYVFHNFQINRLYACVLEGNSASMRVLEGAGFRPEAVMRKAAVKNNRYLDEHIFAMLREEYLARREELSAMARH, from the coding sequence GTGACCGTCATCCGCCTACACACCTGCACGCTCCGGCCGTGGCGCGACGGCGATGAGAACTCATTAGCCGAATTAGCCAGTAACCGAAAAATTTGGGATCGCGTCCGGGACTTTTTCCCCAACCCGTATACGCTGCGGGACGCCACGTCCTGGATTCGCATGAACCGCTCCTACCAGATGCCGGTGAACCTGGCCATTGAAATAGACGGTCGGGCCGTGGGCAACGTCGGCTTTACCATCAAGGAGGACATTTACCGCTACAATGCCGAAATCGGCTACTGGCTGGGCGAACCCTACTGGGGCCGCGGAATCATGAGCGAAGCCGTACCGGCGATGGTGGAGTATGTTTTCCATAATTTTCAGATTAACCGCCTGTACGCCTGTGTTCTGGAAGGAAACAGCGCCTCGATGCGCGTACTGGAAGGAGCCGGATTTCGTCCGGAGGCGGTGATGCGGAAAGCGGCCGTCAAAAACAACCGATACCTCGACGAGCACATTTTTGCCATGCTCCGGGAGGAGTACCTCGCCCGGCGGGAAGAACTCAGCGCCATGGCCCGTCATTAA
- the cmk gene encoding (d)CMP kinase, with product MPKIIIAIDGYSSCGKSTTAKQVAARLGYVFIDTGAMYRAVTLFFLQNHVQITSRKSVVEALDKISISFNYNAKTGRNETCLNGLNVEEEIRKLYIANSVSEVSALPEVRKAMVAQQQKMGRKKGIVMDGRDIGTKVFPEAELKIFMTADTFIRAQRRQIELLAKGEMVGLDEIRENIAKRDHIDTTRAESPLRQAEDALLLDTSYMTIDEQVEWVIQLVDQKIASLHRKGHFKEQNV from the coding sequence ATGCCTAAAATCATCATTGCCATCGACGGGTACTCCAGTTGCGGCAAAAGCACGACCGCCAAGCAGGTGGCCGCCCGGCTCGGGTACGTTTTCATCGACACAGGGGCCATGTATCGGGCCGTAACCTTGTTTTTTCTGCAAAATCACGTTCAGATAACCAGCCGGAAGTCCGTTGTCGAAGCCCTCGACAAAATCAGCATTTCCTTTAATTACAACGCCAAAACCGGCCGTAACGAAACCTGTCTGAACGGGCTCAACGTCGAGGAGGAGATTCGGAAACTGTACATTGCCAACTCGGTCAGCGAGGTCAGCGCCCTCCCGGAAGTGCGGAAAGCGATGGTCGCCCAGCAGCAGAAAATGGGCCGCAAGAAAGGCATTGTCATGGACGGCCGGGACATCGGCACGAAGGTTTTCCCCGAGGCAGAACTGAAAATTTTCATGACCGCCGACACCTTTATCCGGGCCCAGCGGCGGCAGATCGAGCTGCTGGCGAAGGGAGAAATGGTCGGCCTCGACGAAATCCGGGAAAACATTGCCAAGCGCGACCACATCGACACCACCCGCGCCGAAAGTCCGCTCCGGCAGGCCGAAGATGCGCTTCTGCTCGACACCTCGTACATGACCATCGATGAACAGGTGGAATGGGTGATTCAACTGGTCGATCAGAAAATTGCCAGCCTGCACCGGAAAGGCCATTTCAAGGAACAAAACGTATGA
- a CDS encoding endonuclease/exonuclease/phosphatase family protein, whose protein sequence is MKSMWKWARKALLVLITAAPALAQETITVLTYNINYGLDPKGYSNLLRVAQLIRQYKPDLVAIQETDSATLRSYRRNQIRQLAGLTGMQYAFAGADSYEGGRIGLGVLSRYPIIAHNRVLLPNPDSLAPRILQDAYVELPDGRSIRFTNTQLEPKSFVNRGVQLATLRQVLGNSIQPIIWAGDLSTDPEDPIVVKLRENWDDAGADARQPTIHNSGARTDYILTLRGAEFELVRYRVLNEPTIAPHLPVLVKYRLKNSASPPSKQQRQ, encoded by the coding sequence ATGAAAAGTATGTGGAAGTGGGCAAGAAAAGCACTGCTGGTGCTGATAACAGCCGCTCCGGCTCTGGCTCAGGAAACCATTACGGTCCTGACTTACAACATCAATTACGGGCTGGACCCGAAAGGCTACAGCAACCTGCTGCGGGTCGCTCAGCTGATTCGGCAGTATAAACCGGACCTGGTCGCCATCCAGGAAACCGACAGTGCCACCCTGCGCAGCTACCGCCGCAACCAGATCCGCCAACTGGCCGGTCTGACCGGCATGCAGTACGCTTTCGCCGGGGCAGACAGCTACGAAGGAGGCCGGATTGGTCTGGGCGTTCTGTCCAGATACCCCATCATTGCGCACAACCGGGTGCTGCTGCCCAACCCCGATTCGCTGGCCCCGCGCATCCTGCAGGACGCCTACGTGGAACTGCCCGACGGCCGCAGCATTCGCTTCACCAATACCCAGCTTGAGCCCAAATCCTTCGTGAACCGGGGTGTACAGCTGGCGACGCTGAGGCAGGTCCTGGGCAACAGCATTCAGCCCATCATCTGGGCGGGCGACCTCAGCACAGACCCGGAAGACCCCATTGTTGTGAAGCTCAGGGAGAATTGGGACGATGCCGGAGCCGATGCCCGCCAGCCGACCATCCACAATTCCGGGGCGCGCACGGACTACATCCTTACCCTGCGCGGGGCCGAATTTGAACTGGTTCGCTACCGGGTTCTCAACGAGCCGACCATCGCCCCCCATCTGCCCGTGCTGGTCAAGTACCGGTTGAAAAATTCAGCGTCTCCGCCCTCCAAGCAGCAACGACAGTAA
- a CDS encoding helix-turn-helix transcriptional regulator encodes MKNRIKVARAERDFSQADLAERIGVSRQTINSIETGRYVPSTVLALKMAAVFEKPVEQLFQLEETD; translated from the coding sequence ATGAAGAACCGCATCAAAGTAGCCCGTGCGGAACGCGATTTTTCGCAGGCGGATCTGGCCGAACGGATTGGCGTAAGTCGGCAGACCATCAATTCCATCGAAACCGGCCGCTATGTCCCGTCCACGGTCCTGGCGCTGAAGATGGCGGCGGTTTTTGAGAAGCCGGTCGAGCAGCTGTTCCAACTGGAGGAAACAGACTGA